Proteins from a genomic interval of Arachis hypogaea cultivar Tifrunner chromosome 10, arahy.Tifrunner.gnm2.J5K5, whole genome shotgun sequence:
- the LOC112715876 gene encoding histone H3.2, with product MARTKQTARKSTGGKAPRKQLATKAARKSAPATGGVKKPHRFRPGTVALREIRKYQKSTELLIRKLPFQRLVREIAQDFKTDLRFQSSAVAALQEAAEAYLVGLFEDTNLCAIHAKRVTIMPKDIQLARRIRGERA from the coding sequence ATGGCACGTACCAAGCAAACAGCTCGCAAGTCCACCGGCGGTAAGGCTCCGAGGAAGCAACTGGCCACTAAGGCCGCAAGGAAATCAGCTCCGGCAACTGGCGGAGTGAAGAAGCCACACAGATTCAGGCCCGGAACTGTCGCATTGAGAGAGATCAGGAAATATCAGAAGAGCACTGAGCTCCTCATTAGAAAGCTCCCATTCCAGCGTCTGGTTCGGGAAATCGCGCAGGATTTCAAGACCGACCTCAGGTTCCAGAGCAGCGCTGTGGCGGCTCTCCAGGAAGCCGCGGAGGCTTACCTGGTTGGGTTGTTTGAGGACACTAACCTCTGTGCCATTCACGCCAAGAGAGTCACCATTATGCCAAAGGATATTCAACTTGCAAGAAGGATTAGGGGCGAGAGGGCTTAG